Within the bacterium genome, the region CATTTTTTAATTAGGTATTCATTAGAAATTGGTAATTGGATATTGGAAATTCTCTTAGTCTTCGGTCTTCGGTCTGGATTAGGGTATCACAGCGATTTTTATGCCTTCACCTTTTATTATTTTTTCAAACGCATCTAAAACTTTATCCAACGGAATTTTATCCGTAATTAAACGCGACAAGTTTAGCTTTTTTTCTGCAATTAAATCATACGCTTTTTTTACATGGACAGGAGTATGATGAAAGACACCTTTCATCGTAATTTGGGAATAATGCACAAGTTCGGTATCCAATTCTATTTTCTCGACTTGTCTGCAACCTCCAAAAAATAGAACCCTACCACCTCCTCTTACCATTTTAACGCTATCTTCCCACGCTTTAGGAATACCCGTTGCCTCTATCGCTATATCCGCTCCTTTGTCAAAAAATCTTTTAACCTCTGTAATAAAATCATCGTTTTCTTTAATCAAAAATCCCTTATCGCATCCTAACTTTTCCGCAACTTTCAACCTTTTTTCATTTTTTTCCGTTACTATGACTTTTACCCCGATATTTTTTAAAACAATAAGGAAAAGAAGCCCAATAGGACCTGCTCCGCTTATAACTACTTTGTCACCTTTTTTTACGCCTATTTCTTCAACTCCGTGAACAACACAAGAAAGCGGTTCCAAAAATGCTGCTTCTTCGTATGTGATATCCGCAGGAATTTTGAACATATTCGTTTCTACAATTGCTTCGGGAACTTTTATGTATTCCGCATAAGCTCCGTTTAAAAAAGTTAGGTGTTCACATAAAGAAAATTGATTTATTTTGCAGTAATAACATTTAAAACAGGGAGCAGAATTTGCAGCAACAACTCTATCGCCTTTTTTAAAATTCTTTATATGACTTCCTACTTCTTCTACGATACCCGCCCATTCGTGCCCAAATACGGAAGGAACACTTAACATTTTGGAATGTCCACCCCTTTGATATACTTTGGCATCGGTCCCGCAGGTTAGGGCAACTTTAATTTTTACCAGAACTTCCATATCGCTTATGGAAGGTTTTTCTACCTCTTCCAACCTTATATCTTTTACACCGCAAAGAACTGCCGCTTTCATTCTGAAAACCTCATCCCTTTTTCTAATTTATGCCCTTGTAAAAAATCCTGTATGCTCATTTTCCTTTTGCCTTCAATTTGTACTTCTAAAAGACTTAAGTCTCCCTCGCCTGTTGCAACAACAAGATTGTTTTTATCAACTTCTATTATTTCCCCTGAATTTATTTTTGCATCGCCAAGTTGAAGTATCTGTGCTTTATGTATTTTGAACATTTTCCCGTTTAAATGTGTGCAAGCAGACGGCCATGGATTTAGCCCCCGGACAAGATTAAAAATTTCTTCAGCGCTTTTATCCCAATCTATCAATCCGTCTTCTTTTTTTAACAAAGGAGCATAAGTTGCTTTGCTATCGTCTTGTCTGGTAGCAACCACTTTATTTTCTTTAATATTTTGCAAAGTGGAATACAATAGTTCCGCACCTTCTTTAGATAATTTCGCAGAAAGTGTTGCAGATGTGTCTTCCCGGCTTATTTCTACTTTTTTTTGATCAATGATATCTCCCTCATCCACTTTTTCGTTCATATACATAG harbors:
- a CDS encoding alcohol dehydrogenase catalytic domain-containing protein, whose protein sequence is MKAAVLCGVKDIRLEEVEKPSISDMEVLVKIKVALTCGTDAKVYQRGGHSKMLSVPSVFGHEWAGIVEEVGSHIKNFKKGDRVVAANSAPCFKCYYCKINQFSLCEHLTFLNGAYAEYIKVPEAIVETNMFKIPADITYEEAAFLEPLSCVVHGVEEIGVKKGDKVVISGAGPIGLLFLIVLKNIGVKVIVTEKNEKRLKVAEKLGCDKGFLIKENDDFITEVKRFFDKGADIAIEATGIPKAWEDSVKMVRGGGRVLFFGGCRQVEKIELDTELVHYSQITMKGVFHHTPVHVKKAYDLIAEKKLNLSRLITDKIPLDKVLDAFEKIIKGEGIKIAVIP
- the fmt gene encoding methionyl-tRNA formyltransferase; its protein translation is MKIIFFGSDNFSLPSLRLLSEKKEDIDILSVITQPDRKKGRGLKVIPLEIKTVALELGINVYQPEKLKDEAISYIKSLAPELIVVVAYGGILPKAILEIPTRGCVNLHSSFLPDLRGAGTVPCSIIRGYKYTGVTTMYMNEKVDEGDIIDQKKVEISREDTSATLSAKLSKEGAELLYSTLQNIKENKVVATRQDDSKATYAPLLKKEDGLIDWDKSAEEIFNLVRGLNPWPSACTHLNGKMFKIHKAQILQLGDAKINSGEIIEVDKNNLVVATGEGDLSLLEVQIEGKRKMSIQDFLQGHKLEKGMRFSE